A segment of the Polyodon spathula isolate WHYD16114869_AA chromosome 1, ASM1765450v1, whole genome shotgun sequence genome:
ATAATTTAATGTTGAAAATCTTgttaataaaaactaataaatatatattagatatatgtaaaaacttTCTTGCTGCATTCTATCCACAACACTATTTTGTATACTATTTACACACGTGAAACTAAACTTAAATGTGTTTGAATGATTAAAGAAGAATCTGTTCACAATGAAAGTGCATGTGCATACATTCTAACATGTATATGACTCAGTTAGTATTTGGTTAATGTTTATATGATGTGCTAACTCTTTTAaaaactttccactgtatttattatgcAATATCTTtgtacttttaccatgcttttcccttggttatacagtactatgcacataacatagtttaccctggtctgtgctttacactgcttacccacgctttaccaggcttgcaccgtgctttacactgcttacccccgctttaccaggcttgcaccgtgctttacactgcttacccccgctttaccaggcttgcaccgtgctatacactgcttacccccgctttaccaggcttgcaccgtgctatacactgcttacccccgctttaccaggcttgcaccgtgctttacactgcttacccctgctttaccaggcttgcaccgtgctatacactgcttacccctgctttaccaggcttgcaccgtgctatacactgcttacccacgctttaccaggcttgcactgtgctttacactgcttacccccgctttaccaggcttgcaccgtgctatacactgcttacccctgctttaccaggcttgcattGTGCTATACACTGCTTGCcccgctttaccaggcttgcaccgtgctatacactgcttacccacgctttaccaggcttgcactgtgctatacactgcttacccccgctttaccaggcttgcaccgtgctatacactgcttacccacgctttaccaggcttgcaccgtgctttacactgcttacccacgctttaccaggcttgcaccgtgctatacactgcttacccacgctttaccaggcttgcaccgtgctttacactgcttacccacgctttaccaggcttgcaccgtgctatacactgcttacccccgctttaccaggcttgcaccgtgctatacactgcttacccccgctttaccaggcttgcaccgtgctatacactgcttacccccgctttaccaggcttgcaccgtgctttacactgcttgcccccgctttaccaggcttgcaccgtgctatacactgcttgcccccgctttaccaggcttgcaccgtgctatacactgcttgcccccgctttaccaggcttgcaccgtgctttacactgcttgcccccgctttaccaggcttgcaccgtgctatacactgcttacccacgctttaccaggcttgcaccgtgctatacactgcttacccccgctttaccaggcttgcaccgtgctatacactgcttacccccgctttaccaggcttgcaccgtgctttacactgcttgcccccgctttaccaggcttgcaccgtgctttacactgcttacccccgctttaccaggcttgcaccgtgctatacactgcttacccctgctttaccaggcttgcaccgtgctatacactgcttgcccccgctttaccaggcttgcaccgtgctatacactgcttgcccccgctttaccaggcttgcaccgtgctttacactgcttacccccgctttaccaggcttgcaccgtgctatacactgcttgcccccgctttaccaggcttgcaccgtgctatacactgcttgcccccgctttaccaggcttgcaccgtgctttacactgcttgcccccgctttaccaggcttgcaccgtgctatacactgcttgcccccgctttaccaggcttgcaccgtgctatacactgcttacccctgctttaccaggcttgcactaTGCTTTGTTatgctttgctatgtttttactttgGGAAATGTTTAAATAGCACTAAATGGATATACAGTCCTGCTTGCTGAGTGGTCAGGCAGGGTTCTGATCCATTGAAACATCCACAACATATAACTTTACAGTGGGGAAGAACTGCTTGGATTCATGTccccaaacatttttttaatgattaatatCCATGCATTTACTACTCTGTCTTTATGAAAAAAGACTAACCAATCACAAAGAGATGGCCATTTCCTTTTTTGAGAAGTGGAATTTGTGATTCTGATGTGTAGTTTGTGATCGACCATTTGATCTCGGTTTGAGACCTTGAGTTTTGTAATGAATTTCATATATCAGTTaggttgttttttccccccttgtCATTTAGAAGAGAGTGGGATTTTAGTAGGCCAACTGTGAATCCCCACAGTTAAGTTAGTAAAGCAACTgatcaggagacagacagacagacgggcaCAGAGGGCCCAATTGTGATCACAGGACACAAAAGTTGTGAGCACCTGATTCTAAGTTGTTTTTCACCAAGATGTTTTTCGTTAATTGTAACACTTAGGCAAACGTACTGCTTATTGCAGATATGGTCAGCATGTATCCTCTATCTGGGGCTGAAGAGCTCAAGGTACTACCGACTGTGCATTATGTTGCCTTACCTCATTCTGTCAATCAAAGCTcgcttgctgtgtgtgtggtcGTTGCTTCACatccagcctccaccctgttccACTGATAGTGTGACTCGGTTCTCGTACGCTACAGTTGATCTCCGAGGCTAAAGGGGGAATGCTGTAAGAGCAGTGTTGTTGATGCACTGTGattatggattctgacccctgctggtcaggTTAAAAGTTCTAATAACCAGAAATTCACACCCAGCCTGCATCTTGTTGCACTAAAgcagggatctccaaccctggtgcTGGGGAGctactgggtcttctggttttcatttcaacaggGCTCTCAGTTAATTAATTGCACCAAATTATTGGCTTCATTAGTCAAGACTAACAGGTTTTCCAGATCTTTAGAAATTGATGACatagtgtgacaaagtgcctgccccgtgtgtattttctgtatatgttgcgtgtggtgtgcaTTGGTACATGggttataaatgggtctgtgtttcacgtgtgtttaaaaatgtataattgtatttaggcacgggattgtacatcacttcacatgcatttaaagtagttaatatgtgagcacgaggttgcacataattaattcacgtgctgggattcaagtgaataattaattggtaattgaatcccagcacaacagtatatatagatgcacgttttactccctctgggttgttgggtgttcggtgagtaaggaacgggggggggggggggggggggggggagagggaggagagagagagagagagagagagagagaggagagagagagagagagagggaagaggaagCGAGAGAGGAAGGATGCGGAGGGGGAGctgagaggagagaagagagaccgGAGGAGAGAGACGAGGGACTGACGAGAGAGGAAGATTGAGAGGaatgcgagagagagagagagaggagggagagagagagagcgagagagaggagagagagatgagagagagagagagagagggaggagagagacagagagagagagacagaaagagagagattaAGTGCGACGACTCTAGTTAATTATTAATTAACCATTAAACTTAATATctagatgagagagagagagaagagagatgagagagggaggagaggagagagagagggggagagagagagagagagagagagagatcaaaatcaatatcaatatcaattgctattgcttgctggtgggaccagcacgatacttgtttgtttaaactcaccgtgttttgtttattagtgtgtcgatctgctcaccgtgtttgtttagtacagtccgttttgtttgtctgtttattttggtgtaaagtgccgtgtcctgccttttgtctgtttaaaccttttatttgcaataaaccggcgcaagcaagcgtcttcatcatttcacctcatctgccctgtctttgtgtattcatttcctggttctgacgtctccactcagccgtctttgtgacacatagACACTTATAAAACCTGAGgatttggggctctccaggaccagggttggagacccctgcacgaATCAGCAACAGTAACCCTATCAGTTTAATACGGTAAACCAAACATGATTCTTGGTTTCAATATGAATTAGAAAAAACAACTGGCATGGCGCTCCTGGAAAGGCTGCAGCAGCAATCTCGAAACCAAATAAAACAGTAGAGggtatttattttaccaaaagATCCCCTTGTTGGTAACGCTACGAGCTGGAAACATCTGGCTTAAGGCCAACATGTccattcaaatcaaattaaaagttATTCATGGGTgcagtaattcaaagtaataagATATATAGCATATCCTGCAAGGCTAAATTGAGAATACATGTGGTCAAAGCTGTTATCCTATGCTGGAACATGCAGTATCTTTATTTACACAACATGTGAAAAAAAGAAGCACAGATGCCAATACAATTAAGGTGTCTGTACTGAGTTTTAAATATTTGCTTCAGTATTAAGATTATGGTAAGAATGTGTAGGAAAGGAAGGAAACAGCAGTATCCTTAAATGGGGCCTTTTGTAAGCCTGGCAAAGACTTGACTTGGCAGTACTTGTGTTCTATAGACTTTCACACACTCAGCATGGAAACCCCCTCAAATGCCTAAACGGTTCCAGGATTCTATACAGAACACAGTAGCTGTAGTAGCATTGTCAGCAAAGGGGGTGGAAGAGGCCAGGGGGGGTACTCTAAATGTTAATTAATGTCTTCATCAGTAAACAATTCAAGTAAAAGCATTGCAGGGATTGAGTGCTGATGTGAATTTCCTTTTGCATAACTGGCTTCAGTAAATGTATTCATTGATTTTGGAAACAAGGCATATATTTGTCTCACCATTGCTGTGTTCTGTCAAATATCGATCTGCAATCAGCAGCTATGAGATCAATGTAACAGGGTAGAAGCTCATCACGAACCACAAaactatgcaaaagagctgggctcgtctGCATCAGTGTTTTACTGCTTCAAACCTCATCTTATCTCATCGTCAGGGGATAGGATCcgtaacagcagtgtattgcaCAACACTGTCCCTTACATgagaaataaagaataaagaacCGTCCTTTGGGTGAGACgtaaaacgaggtcctattgtaagtgactctgcagcagcagttgtgatgtatagttcaccccctagtctcagTAAGCTGCTTTGATAAGTTGCTTTATCGTCTACTCAATTACTAATCGATAATACTGCACTGCATACTGTAATGTGCTTACCGGTATTTCTTTGCATCTTTTCTTCCATGAGGTACTTTTATTCGGTTCTGTGTCTTTTAAGCAGTTTGTGCCTTGAAGTGTGGTTAGGGAGAActtgactttgtttgtaatcaaacTGCACCAAGCAGTGAAGAAAGGTCAAGAAGCAATGTCTCAGTGTTGGAGTTTTGTACAGGAAAAGCTGGCCGTTCCTTAAAACaagatattcattttttttaccattgcCCAAGTAGCTGGAGGGTGCATCACACTGGAGATTGGGGTACAAATTGAACTTTTTAGGTAGCTAAAATAttagtttttggttttgttcttttgtttttctccacGGCTCTAGTCGGTTTGTTTTAGAATTTGGATGTTCTGCAAAATACAGTAGCTCTGCAGAAATGTctatatagtatttttatttttaaattaaactgaaatcATTTGTACAAATGAAACTATATAAATGTGAATGGTCACATGCCTTAAAAAACCAACGTACGCACTTTGCTTCATGCATTTCTGCAGTTGTGTCTTGATGTTGCACAGCtttattttctgtgatttacATTAATTAACATGCCAAAAAAAATGCAGGTTCATCTTAAtagtatcaaaaaaaaaaaaaaaaaaaaaaaaaaaaaaaaaaaaacagggctttCAAAAACTCTACAAAAGCTTTTGGAAATTTTCCAGTGATTCGGGTCACCATTACAGTAATATGACACAAGCAACAAACAATTGGTGTTCCCATTACAGAGTGTAAAAAAAGGTTTATAGAACAATGTAAAGGCAGTGCTTAAGTGAAAGGGGATTTCCGTTTTTGACTAAATGAAACTGCAAATACAACGAGGTACTAAACAATGTATATGTTGCAAAAGTTTAACCACAGATACTTTCCTTCAAGAAAACACAACTAAAGTAAATGAGAGAATGTTGCCGCTGTGGGAGCAATGTGGCTTAAACCACACACCGATGGTTCTGATACAGAGGGTGACAGATGTATTAGAAACGTTAATCCATGTGCAAGCTGTCTGCTCCACAGTACGCTAGCCTGCTCGgggggcttggggggggggggggggggtcccgggggggggggggagggggggggggggggggggggggggggagctttgCTGGTCACTAGAGGCAGAGCGCATTATCAGGGGATTGGTGCGACAGAAAAACGAGAAAAAATGTGAATGCAGACTATAAATAGGGACTATTTGAACAATAACAGCCTCTGTGTAGTTATAACAAAGGTAAAAAGTCCATATTTACCAGGACAGTTAACTCTATAGATTGTTTTTAACTATGGGTGTAGCTGTGTGGCTCCActtaatacagtcagcactcggatatacgacactcagataaccgtattaagaataaaatgaaTCCCCATTATATGTGTAACAAATGAACGCAGttacccgtcacacgcgatttccgtCACCAGTTCTCTGATAAAAAGCCCGTCTCTTTAATGCTATAATACACTTGTCTAACCGTCACAGCCcgcgcttttgtttttttttttttttttctggaatggcaaatcagtctttattgtgctctgcagttacacagcacttcttCCAAAAACAATGACTATATTCTGTGATtgtgaatactgactttggatacgaTTTTAATTCTGAAGACTGTgttgtcatgttttaatattttgcaaaATTGCATGGTGTTTACGTTCTAAGCAGTTCTGtccatgggtaacattttgatttatttttgctgttgggtcgttaacggtgaattttacatactgctacaatacgcaccagatttaaaagtatgtacagtattacagtccacgtgtccagtTGTAATGGTGGATTGATCATGttggaattattttattctgCAGAGTTCCTCTTTCTGAGTTCTGAAGATTACTATTCCAGTGAGAATTTCTAGTGACTCAGCATTAGGAACTAGGAATACTAATgggaatttaaaatgcatgtatgcTGTATGTGATGAActgtgctgctaaatgcaccTCTTCCCACAAATCATTAAACATATCAGAGCACGCCTTTAAAAACATTGCTTGTATTACTAACTGACATGCAGCATGTCATTAATAGTGAATTGGCTTCTGTTTTTGACCAAATGTGTTTGGTGCATGGTAGTACTCAAGAGGACTTAAAAAGTTACATTCAAAAAATCTAAGGTGCGCAGGAGATCTGGGATTTGCACTGTAAATTAAACCCAGCTCTGGGGTTGAAGCAGTTCATCCTGGCAGGTTTGAGCAGTTCAGCACAGCCATCAGCTATACAGATACTGTTGTGATCTGCACTGGCTTTTATTACACTGTACTGGTCTGTGCATCTGTTTGAGTAATACAAGAATTACAAAATCTTTTAAATTTCTATCGTTACACGTTcttttacattgcatttattttgaataagGGTGTGTGAGGACAGAGGCATTGTAAATTGCATGCTTTGTTACCACATGCAAATTACATGTGGATCGCCTCATGTTCTTGATTTGACATggaccacattttatttttggataaTTTTAGCAATGCATATGCTGTAGTATCTTCATGAAAGAGATCAatgacttaaagaaaaaaaaatccactgcaCCTCCTATTTAGTGAACTCATAGTGAAACTTAGCTAGGTCTTATAAATAGCAAAGCCTTCAGCTTCAGCAACACAGAGCCCCGGTGAAAACAAGCAGGAATCAGAGACTGCCCTTGCCAAGAACAACACAAAGTGTCGATATGGCTCACAGCATCACTGCTCTCTTCCTCTGCACATTCCTGCTGTACTGCTGTTCCAAAGGTAGGCTTCTTCTTGTGATACTGGATGTTTGAACACAGCATACAATAACTGTCTttagtagtacagtatattacaaacaCTGAGAACAACTTTCAACAGAAATTGCACAATTCTTACAGCAAGATTTTCAacgcaaaaaatatttaaaaaaacaacaaaataattatttagagCATTTCAATTCTTAATAATTCCAGCTACAAAAATATGCACTaataatgcatatactgtataatgttgtttatatatgtatatgtgttgtTTTTGCATTGTAAAGCTGCAATTTGTCATAATACTAAAATATGTGATtcctttgaaacatttttttttagtatatccCTTCTCAAGGTAATATGAACTCTACAAATGGTTAGCAGAAAAACAGTTTAGTGTCCGTTGAATCATTTTTAGTTTCAGAGTTTATTTGTTTCCTCCATTGTTTCTTTCATTGATGTTTACATCttaaatttgcagtggtctccaTTCTTGTTGGTTGTGAATTTTGTATTATGTGAATTTACGATGGCCATTCATTCATTGGGATATGCTGCCTGTTGTTACTTGGCAAAGCAATTTTAAAAGTATATTCTAAACTGTTATTTATGCTGAGAACCAGAATGTTTGGCCATGGAACAGTTGCATGTGTGATCGCTGTGCaattacactgcaaaacaaagagtttgaaataataataataaagtgcattttattcattttgcaaaaaaatgtctttctatGACACAGGCTTTCAAGATTGCACAGGTCAGCCCCAGCTGAAAGTCTTTCCATGTTCAACCAGggttatataaacagaaatacacatcTGAGAACAAGTTACTCAGGTTAGGGTCACAATGGCATGTCATACCCCAGTTCTTTTCAGAAAAACATGTAGGCAAAAAGTTTATTCGTGGAACActtttcagtttcttttgaaaGTGGGTGCTCCATTGTTGCCAATGTAAACCGACAGGCTTTATGCAAACGTACTAGAATCTTTGACCAttcattataattgtatttaatgccattttatttttaaaaaagtgcttctATCTGGTAACTTGGGAAAGAGTTTAGTACTCAAAATGAACCTGAGGAGCCTGGCTGACATTGTTATGAGAATCACAGCTATTGACTTTCTGTTGTTAGATTTGTATGGAAATATTTATTCAAGTAGATGTACATATAAGAGGCTGGTTATAAATAGATAGCAAACAGGCAGATTCTTCAtgacagtataatcgtaaatctcgaaaaactacttacttctaaatcttttgtagtcatttttgtattactttagtataaatacatgttaatttggattcatatgttgtttttttctgactttatgtgaacgaaaagacacacatttgcccgttttcccattggaaatagtgatattttgaaatatcactgtcctggtcacaaaagcaaagtctgtggggaataatagccattttctatacttttgaggcataagcaattaggaaataacacttactacccaggaacaaaaatcatGTTACATAGTTTAATGTAAACATATagatttttatcacttaaaaatgaGTACAGCAAGCGTTTTCCTTGTTGACGCACTGCCTGTTactctgcatttaggaacctggcagctggtttagtttgcttccactatatgattgaacacacactgaAAAGAGCTGCACAGTTTATTTGAAATACCTTCAACGAAAAAGTAACCAGCTGCTTCAAAGATCGGAAAATGTTTCTGTTAAAGATTGCTCTGTGCAGTACTAGAAGGGGACATTTCGGGAGTCTGCTGCTGTTGTTACagttatgtatgtttttattttgtttcattattcactgatagtgaaaatagaatgtcttcaaaaggtggacataaaaaatgaaatatactaCAATTTAGCAAGTACTGTTTTTCAGGCAAGCCTGTAAATGTTAAGGAACATTTGTTGTGTACTAGCAGTTAAACTGAACAAGTCATTTATGTACTTCACTTTgctaaatctatttttattttgggtTTATTTGACCTTCCTGGTGCTCATATTAGTAGCCACTTGACCATATGCTATGCTGTCATCTCTCATCCTCCTAACAGACCAGCTGTGCCTTGCCTCCCATTGCTCAACACTGTTTATTTAGTAAGAGCTCAGACActcaaaagacattttatttgGTATATCAGGGCTTCTTCAGAATCCGTATACTTGCATACAGTTATTGGCAATATTGCTCCAAATACccttacagtacattaaaaaacaaatgacattgaATCTACACTTTCCACTATAAAACAATATGTAACTCAGAGGATATGTTGCCaccataaaaacacatacattatggGTCTATTGTGTATTATAAGGATAACCCTGCATTCATAACGTCACCTACAGTTTCTACACACAAACCATATAGGGTCAAACAGACAAAGAGTGATCAGACATAATGTTTATAATGCACAGCTAAGCTGAGATGGTCAAAGCATGTAAAGCAAGGGGAAGTGTGTGAAGTGACCACCTGTGTTGTTAGGGTTCTTTGACCTCATTCAATCAGAACTGGAATTGAACACTGTGCTGTTACTGTGATATTTCAATTTTCATTTGTAACTTTTATTGGTACAGGGCATCCATTGTTTGCTAATATTATGTTTCTGAAGCATTCATTCTCAGTCCgaaataaagaagtaaaaacTATTACTTTTCAGTGGGGAATTTTCCCATGAAAAGTTTAACAAAGTTCAGTAGTAATAAAATTGAAACTAGTTGCTGCTTCAGAATCGGCAAACAAAGGCTGCTATTCATGCGTACACCCACACACCAGCACTATAGAAAATGTTAAGTTCAATGAATAAGTGCATATTATATTAGGAAGGGGAGGATCTGTTGATATTTCTGggatgtaatgtactgtataagccATTCATGCAAGCTAGCAAGGAGAACAGTGTTGGGTTACACTTTAGATTGTGTCTCtcattaatgtgtatttacatagtagttacatagtaaatgcatgtgcacctacacataattacaatgtttaaTATAGTGGCTGCTGCATGGACTAGCAGCTTTACAGTATTGTCAAATGCAAAGCTCTACCTGAAATGCATcttgacatttttaaacatgccAAGGTGCAAGGGGGTCAGAAGTTAGGATTATGACTACAGACATTAATAATGGGGAGTACATGCTCACTTTGAAGATAAGTATATTACATGTGGATttagtaataatgataataacaagaCTGTAATTCCATCAAAGGGTCATCAAACACAATAACTCAATTGGAGTTGTTCCAATTCTGGTGTCCCCAGCTATCCTAAATTAAACAGGGTGTACTTTTACTATTTTGCTCCCCAACAAATTCCTCCATCTTTTCCTCTGGAGTTTGTTGTAGCTTGTTggaaacttttgttttaaaaatctgacTTCAGAGAAATAAAGTGTCTTATAAAGCTCAGTTTGACACAGATATTTAGCAATAACAACACTAGCAAGCAGTGCAgtttatgaaaatgaaaagctcacaagatgattattatgattattaacaTTACTCTTGAGGAATGATGCTGGACCCACTGCTGAAGAGGAGAAATCAACAGAAACAGACGACATATGGATCAGCCCCTATAGTGCAATATTAACTGGTCAGTGATCTCTCCCGCTTTCCCCCCAGCAGCCTATGGAGACAGCAACTTGGTTGTGGACTGCTGCCTGCGAGTGAGCAAGTCCCCAATCCCAATTAAAATAGTGAACAGCTACAAGGAACAAGGCCAGCAGGATGGGTGTGACCTCGCAGCAGTGGTGTAAGTGTTCCTTTCAGACACTGTTTATCACTATTTCCTGCTTTAGCATCTTTGTAGAAAGCCCTAAAGTCAATCAAGTCTATTTCACTGATCGCAACCCTGGTTCTCAACACTGGCACAATTAAACTCTTGACACAGCCCTCTTCCTGCCATAGTTACTATGTGTTAAACAGCAAACGTTGATCAACTGGTAGTTGAATTACTGTCGGGGTCCAGCAGGTATTATATTTTTTACCATGTTTCAgcataaataaaaagtaaagagTTCAGATAATGCTGTTTGGTTTTGAGTAGTTttgatggttttgtttttctgttttgaactAATTTTGAGCACCTCTAGCCACAATGTCATTGCTGGAGTCTTTTTAATGCCAGAAGTGGCTTCCATCAGACTCCAACCACTCCCCCTAAATTGTACCCAGCAAATACCCCTCTCTATCCAATTGGCTGTTTATCCTGAAAGCATCCATTGATAGTTTTCATCCTCCACCTCCTCAGCTTCCAGTCAGCCTCCCCAGTCTATCCCCCAGACTACCCCCCTCCTGGGGAGGTGGGGATAGGTCCTTTTCAATGTACCTCCTCCAAGGTACATGACCATCTACAGAGCATACAAGTGAGCGTGTCGTTTGCTGGACTGGCTGGTGTCCTTACTCTGAAATCAGCAGTGACACTGTGATGGCTTTGGTTCCCCAGGTTTACCACAAAGGGAAACAGGAAGCTCTGCGCCCCACCTAGAGAGCCTTGG
Coding sequences within it:
- the LOC121309252 gene encoding C-C motif chemokine 19-like isoform X1 produces the protein MAHSITALFLCTFLLYCCSKAAYGDSNLVVDCCLRVSKSPIPIKIVNSYKEQGQQDGCDLAAVVFTTKGNRKLCAPPREPWVNSLIAKIVKRRQLCRNHKLKNRMCLNFA
- the LOC121309252 gene encoding C-C motif chemokine 19-like isoform X2, producing the protein MAHSITALFLCTFLLYCCSKAYGDSNLVVDCCLRVSKSPIPIKIVNSYKEQGQQDGCDLAAVVFTTKGNRKLCAPPREPWVNSLIAKIVKRRQLCRNHKLKNRMCLNFA